Genomic window (Cucumis melo cultivar AY unplaced genomic scaffold, USDA_Cmelo_AY_1.0 utg000974l, whole genome shotgun sequence):
ggagaggggagagaactcgactccaaattctaaggggcggttcgaagaaagtcgactgataaggagtcaattcacaaggaatttcataaagaaagcgaaacgactgtattataatattatcaggagtgcattatgaaataactctccaaatagtaaggagaggggagaagcgaaacgactgtattaaagaaggagtgcaagttgagctactaaataaggtgcgaagcagctcgactaagaaggagaggcggaaagaatttgcgaggagaggagtgcaaaaaagaaagattagacTTTCACCTGTGGTCCGAAGTCCTAGGCTTTTAGTGGTCCGGAGGACGCTCAAAgaatcccacggagcggttcattgaggacaggttaatatggaataaataagggtccgtccgaaggtgcgaagcgaaacgactgttaaggctcaaagaatttgagaaatccatatgaaaaaattaGTGAATATTGAGAAGCGACTTAACAGGAGTGCTGGAGCGGAGcataagaaaaaaacaaaggtccagatgtTCATATGAATATGGAAAAACAAGGGTCCTCAATGAataaggctcgactgaaaggagagttgcactcctgtctcaacccttgttcattgacttcttgcctaattaagctactccggACGTCCTCTCCTTATTTAGTAGctcaacttgcactccttaacattggcagaataaggaatgagcttgaaaattctgAGATCAGTCTTTGAtccttatcatttggagtcgtccggaggttatgaaataactcgactgtaaggagaggggagaagcgaaacgactgaatctaataggagtggtattatgaaatagctctccaaataaggaaggagagggtcaaagaatttgaggcgaaacgacttcattattgaaggagtggtattattcaatagctctcaaaataaggaaggagagggtcaaagaatttgaggcgaaacgactgatttcaaatatttttaggagtggtattatgaaatagctctcaaaataaggaaggagaggggagaagcgaattccttattcttaacaggagtgcaacgaaagaaatccatataaacatAATGCACTCCTCAAATATgataattcagtcctttcgctttctttattcatctttgaccctctcctctccttatcagtcgactttcttcgaaccgccccttaGAATTTGGAGTCGAGTTCTCCCTGAACCTCTATTTGGAGTCGTCCGGaggactcagaaatccatataaacataatgcactccttctttaatacagtcgtttcgcttcgcgcctacTCCGCCTCTGGACTTGTTTTTATCCATATTCATGAACCGAAGGAACTCGTGGATCAAATGGAAAGCTAATACGGAGGAccctcaactcctacggagcctccgctaggagcaaagaatttgcgaaaagcCTATCCTCCGGTTTCAGACTCCTAACGGAGCGGTAGACTGATTTCATTTCCGAATTCGCTTGCGACAAGTCCTAGCATTAGTATGAGTTCGTTGACCGCGTAAGGGCAATCCATCTTGATGACGAATTCCACGATAACAAGAAAGAGAAATGAATCGTTCGATGTCTGCTCGTTCTCCCCTCTTCAATTCCCAATGAACAATATGATCTTGACCTATCATTTGTTCAATTTGGTCGATCTGATACTTAGTTAACTCTTTGATCTTTATGTTCCCACTGATACCTAATCGATAACGAACCTGAATGGCTTTTTTAGGTCCAA
Coding sequences:
- the LOC127146752 gene encoding ribosomal protein S13, mitochondrial, with protein sequence MSYISGARSVADKQVRIASTQIDGIGPKKAIQVRYRLGISGNIKIKELTKYQIDQIEQMIGQDHIVHWELKRGERADIERFISLSCYRGIRHQDGLPLRGQRTHTNARTCRKRIRK